In Acidobacteriota bacterium, the genomic stretch CACTCCGGCACGCGGTGCCCGCACCGTGCAACCGGCAAGCTGGCGCTCCTTTTCCGACCGCTGGCCGCGCAGAATCGCGGTCTCGAGATCGATCCGCTCGAGCTCCGTCTCGGCGCTCTCGGCGGCGTGGCGCATGGCGCGCTCGAGCTGAGCGATCTCGACCGAGGTGCGAGTGACGTCGAGCTCCGCCTCGTAGAGCTGATCGCCGGAGATCACCCCCGCCGCCGCCAGGGTCACGAACCGAGTGTGCTTGGTCTGCCGACTCTCCAGATCGATCTTGAGGAGCTCCAGGCGCGAGCGCGAGGCATCCTGGGACTCTTCGAGCCGCAGGCGCTCGGCGCGCCGCAGGTTCTCCTTGAGGGCGAGCTGTTCTCGCAGCTCGGCGATCTCGAGCTCGAGGCCACGACCGTCGAGGCGCACCACCGCCTGCCCGGCGGTGACCTCGGCCCCCACCGGAGCCAGCACCTCGAGCACCTCCGAGTCGACCAGAGCCGATAGCACCTGCTCTTCCAGCGGCACCACCTGGCCCGCCGCCGAGATGCTCGCCGTGACCTCGCCGCGCTCGACCCGAGCGGTGCGAATCGCCTCGCGGTCGATGCTCGGCCGGATCCAAGATCGCAGGCCGAAGACGGCGACCAGAAAAGTCGCCACGATGGCCAACCCCGCGAGGCGGCGGCGACGGCTGCGACGGGCGAGATCGGCGGCGGAGAGGGCGCGGTCCATACCCGGTGACAGAGCAGGACCGATGCCAACCCCGGCGAGCAAC encodes the following:
- a CDS encoding efflux RND transporter periplasmic adaptor subunit — protein: MDRALSAADLARRSRRRRLAGLAIVATFLVAVFGLRSWIRPSIDREAIRTARVERGEVTASISAAGQVVPLEEQVLSALVDSEVLEVLAPVGAEVTAGQAVVRLDGRGLELEIAELREQLALKENLRRAERLRLEESQDASRSRLELLKIDLESRQTKHTRFVTLAAAGVISGDQLYEAELDVTRTSVEIAQLERAMRHAAESAETELERIDLETAILRGQRSEKERQLAGCTVRAPRAGVVTWVLDDVGTRAVTGAALARLADLSTFRIEAQVSDFYASTLRSGLPVEVSTGGITLGGEVAAILPTVEGGQMKLQVDLEDPSHSGLRPQLRVDVEVVTGRVADGLGLKNGPAIGSNGRQIVYRIVDGFAERTEVELGMASPQRVQVLAGLEEGDEVILSDTRDIDHLQRVRVKGES